The following are encoded together in the Panicum virgatum strain AP13 chromosome 6K, P.virgatum_v5, whole genome shotgun sequence genome:
- the LOC120713251 gene encoding uncharacterized protein LOC120713251, with product MRGASGGGASRAMNTVTGYLKSIEPLNGTNYPSWYKDVNVAIAVCEYDLALRQAKPAEPADPNGDRTAIEKWERSDRMANMIIKNTITPAICGVIPYKDQDGNDLSAKAYLAKVEENFKSSSKTYASTLIMKMLTSQYDGQSGIREHIMSMCDMTNKLKTLDMAISDSFLVHFIMTSLPVQYSPFKISYNTQKATWSMAELISYCVEEEERQKAERMKDAVNMVSEHFGRVSMSNTPKHQAESGSSRQHKRKFKGHKSKAVSHKKASNERLCKFCKSPKHEQKDCHGFKEWLKNKGIQYDPNYKRGGAKSNSG from the exons ATGAGGGGcgccagtggcggcggcgcgtcacGGGCCA TGAACACTGTGACGGGCTACCTGAAATCCATTGAGCCCCTGAATGGTACCAACTATCCAAGCTGGTATAAAGATGTTAATGTTGCCATTGCTGTGTGCGAGTATGATCTCGCCTTACGTCAAGCCAAGCCAGCAGAGCCCGCTGATCCCAATGGTGATCGTACTGCCATTGAGAAGTGGGAGAGATCAGACAGGATGGCCAACATGATCATTAAGAACACGATCACTCCGGCCATCTGTGGTGTTATTCCTTATAAGGACCAGGATGGTAATGATCTGAGCGCCAAGGCATACCTTGCCAAGGTGGAGGAGAACTTTAAGAGTTCTTCCAAGACTTATGCTAGCACCCTGATCATGAAGATGCTGACTTCACAGTATGATGGGCAAAGTGGAATCAGGGAGCACATTATGAGCATGTGTGACATGACAAATAAGCTGAAGACACTGGATATGGCTATCTCTGATAGTTTTCTGGTGCACTTCATCATGACTTCTCTGCCAGTACAGTACAGTCCCTTCAAAATAAGCTACAACACACAGAAGGCGACTTGGAGCATGGCTGAGCTCATTAGCTACtgtgttgaggaagaagaaaggcagaaagctgaaaggatgaaggatgctgtcaacatggtcagcgagcactttgggcgtgttagcatgagcaacactcctaagcatcaggctgagtctggcagcagcaggcagcataaGAGAAAGTTTAAGGGCCATAAGAGCAAGGCCGTGTCACATAAGAAGGCCTCTAATGAGAGGCTGTGCAAGTTCTGCAAGTCACCTAAACATGAGCAGAAGGATTGCCATGGATTTAAGGAGTGGCTTAAGAACAAAG GTATTCAGTACGATCCGAACTATAAGAGAGGGGGAGCGAAGTCTAATAGTGGTTGA